A stretch of DNA from Diospyros lotus cultivar Yz01 chromosome 14, ASM1463336v1, whole genome shotgun sequence:
TGGGGCATCAGAGTTGTACTTGGGGTGCATGTGGGCCCGATGACGAGTCTACGGTTGAATACACCTATCCAAGCAAGTAGGTTATGTTGGTGTAGAGTAGATCCCAAGCTTTTTTAGGCAAATCTTATCCGATGACGGCTCCGTCCTCAACTCTCTCACAATCACATCATttttcgtttttatttttaCCCATTTCTCAGTAATTAACATAAGAAGCTGAAGCTTTCTAGCTATCTTCACTTCATTACACTTGCACACagacgaagacgaagaagacgaagacgaagaagaCGACGACTACACCTGAAGATGGAGTTCCTCAACAGCCTCTGGGACGAGACCCTTGCGGGGCCGGCACCGTCTCCGGAAGTGGGTCTCGCCAAGCTCCGTAAGTACTATTCTTTTTCAGGCGTCGGATCCACCACCCCGTTGATGAACATCACTGCTGCTCCCGACGAAGCCTCTATCTCTAGGACCGTCACTATCCTCCGATCCAGTCTGGAGGATTTCCGCCACCCCAGGGTGGACTTGGATTCGCCTCCGTCTTCTCCGGCCGTCCCCACCACCCCTACGTCTCCATTTTCACGTAAGCTTTTCTGTTCCGTTTGTTGATATGGAACTTTTGTGGAGGGGATTTTGCTCTAACTTTGTGGTATTTTTGGGGGGTTTCTGGATGCAGCCACCACTCCTTCGGCGGATTTCGAGAGGTTGACGAGGAGAAAATCGACGCCGGAGCGATTGGAAAGCGAGGTGCCCAGAACTAGAAGCCCCACTGTTTATGactggttctctctctctctctctctctctcggaatTGCCTCAAAATTTCATGGTAGTTCATTGTTGGAGAATTAGAAGATTACTTTTAAATTCTAAAGCTTACatccttaaattctaaattttaaaaattataacaatattatttaaacacttaaaaataatatttgatgtgccatttttatattattgtgttattattaaaaattaaattataatcattGAGTGCCATTTCTTAAAAATCGagtctttatttaatttaattttatttgtggaTACTTGTCAAAGACCACCTCTTAAATTTATGGTGTGTATGTTGAGTTTATGGGTAAAATGTTCATACGAAAAGCatcttttaacttaaaattagtGTTTTAAGTTGATAATTAATTGTACGTACTtgtgtacatatataaacacatgGTACTTATGTATCTAATTAAAACGTACGTTAAAGGGTAATGCGGTGATCGAAATGGTTAAGGCATCAATTAAACCATATAAACAACTTtccttatattttgtttttgtattttgggtGTTGTGTTGGTTTGTAAGATATATAGTTggaaatatagaaaaaatgtTATCAAACCAACTATATAAACAACGTAATCGGAAATGTACGTTAATGTTGCAGGATTGTGATGAGTGGTCTGGATTGTTGAAGTTGAGGCAGCAAGCGACGATTTCGTCTCCTTTGTAATGAAGAATTGGATGACGAAGCTGTGGGTGTACAGAGAAAGAAACCAATGCGCTTTAATTTCCTGTTTGATAAAATATTGTCTCACTCGTTAATTAGCTAACTGTTATTTAACTTACTTTATAGCGCATTTGTgattatttgtgtgtgtgtgtgtgtgttttgggtGGCCTTATTTTCTGTTTCGCGTTACATGAAATGACTTTCACACACGTATTTGTTTGTTagggataattttttattatgcttATTTATTAGATGTATAAATTTTACCAAGTATTCTTTagttttgataaaaataaaatgctcgtgatttttgtattttttaaaagtagtaACGCATGTTACTTGATTTCATGTCGTCTGTCAAACTTAAAGAGTATTGCGTAAAATTTATCTATTTAGTAAATAaccataataaaaattatctctaacaaacactcatcattttttttgtatttttcaaaaTGGTACTTATAATCACATATTACTTGACCCTATGTCATTAACAAATGATTATTAActgtttttaagttttaaaaatatgttatataattatgaaaaaataaaaaaaaattaaattaggtggTGATTGGCCGGATGGTCAACCACCACCATCAGGATATGGGTTGCTAGATAACCAAATTAGGTATGGGTTTGAGTGACTATATATTTCCAGGGTTTTAGATCAAATCTTTAAACCCATATCAGATTTGGGTTTCTAGTTCAAAGCAACCAAACCAAGGTTGACAAATTGGGTtcctttgagagagaaagagagagagagagagtcatttCTAAGGAGAGAGATATAGACAAAactatagagaaagagagagagatataaaGACATGGACCGTGCCGGCCTCTATCTTGGCCTCTGGCCCAATCCAGCTCTATCTTGGCCCATGGACCAATCAAGCTCCATCCTAGCCCAATCTTGACCTGTGGCCCAATCTCGACCTTAGCTCAACTCTGGTCCTGCGTTAGTCTGCAACAACATTATTACAACCGCATGTTGGGTATTCTCGCTTAAGATCTCATTCACATTAATTAGGATCTCATTGGCACCATGCCACTATCAGAAAGCTCCATTGACGCCAGATATCCAGTCCCATCACCTTACAAACGCACGACACATGTATGCAGAAtgacctcttcttcttctatataaACCAGCTCTCTTCAAAATCAAGGTATGTTCTTTTCTAGTCTACTGATACTCTATCCATTTACTCCCTTACtcacttgagcgtcggagtgcttgtagGTACCTGCCACCCCCTGATGGACCGATCGCCGAAGTCCATCCCTTATCGTTGCATTCTCTCGTCCGACCATCCTTTTGGGCTAGAAAAAACAAGAGACGTAACGATTTAGaaagaaagatatatatatatatatataaagacaaAAAATCGTATCAATGTTCAATGCAGCTCACCACTGCGATCATCATCATGATTGGATATATTGGCGTTTATCATCATGTTGGCGATAGCGATAGGACCTCATCATGACTATCCTCATTGTGATTATGGTTGAGATGTCAACTATTATAGGGAGAGCCGAGGGAAACAGAGTAAGAGGTGGGGGGCAATCTCACTATAGCCAAGGAAGGGAAGTTAGGGAAGAGAGTGACTCAAGTTGAAAAGACACTAAAGAAAGGATGAGTATACAAGTTTAAACTTCACAAGTACAAGTATCTAATGAATATTCATTACTTGATGAAAATGAGAATGGGAGACTAAGTATATTACTCAAAAGGCATGCAAATGAGTATGAGTATTAAGAAAGTGAAATAATAGAAATGTGCTCCTAATCCACATTTTGTCTTAATTATATGATAAGGGCAAGGTATGTCAATTGTAAATAAGGTGAGCAGCTTTTCAATTCAATAAGAGTTCACTTATGTTTGGCTTGTGTTATAAACGAGTTAAGTTTGAACTTCAATTTGAACCACAACTCATAAATGAGCCAAGTTTGAGTAAGACAAATCTTGTCTCGATTTAGCTCACGAATAGGTTCTTAACAAtcttgagaaaaaatattttttttattattattttaacattttgttatttatcattgTGTTTGTGATAAggatttttatgtttgtttgaataatattattgtatttgttttgagaatttatacttatatttattatctttttgttacgtaaaaataggttttaatgactttaattaaaaaaaattctagcgATCTAAGTTCAAGCCTAATAAATCCTTAACAAACACATTTTTGAGTTCAAACTCTAGCTAGAGGTCGTTAGAATCTGACTCGGCTAAGTTTAACTCGATTACATTCCTAGAGATAAGTCAAAAGTGAAATAGGATCAAGACTTTAGTCAAAGTGTATCTAGATATTAACTAAGACAACAAGGGAGAAGGAAACTCAGTTGAAGTAGGATATAGTCACTAAAGTGTGCTTGAATCAAGATAAGTATGAATATTATCTATGTGGCATCTAAATTACAATCCCAAATGAAGTAGACTTTGAAAACTCTTGAAAATAACGTCTCATCCAAAgtaatttttaacatttagaGAGATCATAGACCTACacctaaaaatataaatgcgattttaattaactttatttagatacttgtaataccccaattcctgggagcgttaacgtaaaGTAAGATTCCgggaataaattttttttaaaaaaaaaacccatcacaaaaatcattccccgaagatcccattacaccttctcagtatatcaactatgaaccattaataaaccaagacaggttcaccaacacaaatgcggaagctagatcgaaacctcaacaagTCATAACcgaaatcactttatttatatataaagtagcaccaacgtttacatgacgttttcaaaagtaaataacataactgaaaagatataatgtaaactatccgctaatcgtcgtcactcctcgatgattcctttcccttttgcaccgttgccttcacctggaacgtttgaatattccagggacaaagtccaaattagatgatgaatcatctaagtgaaagttcaaaacatatttttcatgaataatgcaagatatgaaataaaccaatatacccggtaagccctagctcaagagaattctcacgcgcttaaccctaccacgggaaaagagcaatctctctaaaagctatgccaccacaccgactcgacgacacgacgacgcgacgcgattctagcttaaatggggctaccaacgcatctcaccagaatacgttcccaccttaagtaTCCAAGAACCACCATataatcccaactccaaaatttcacatggaccacctagtcatcctagtgcaacttccctagccaaacggcctggcacgaaaatcaaggcggctatcctgacatgctcaccagcatcagatacccctattattccgtcacgtccttggagaattacggctacactatccagacaacatcctaggctgacatcccacatgaacaacactgtatggaccacctagtcgtcctagtgcaactttcctgaccaaacggtctggcacggaaactaAGGCAGCTATCCTGACATACACACCAgtatcagatacccctattaatccgtcacgcccttagagaattatgtctacactatccagacaacatccgaggctaacattccatacgtacacataaaactcaagacaatgccacaattcacaattcaatgcatcgtataaacaacatttataaaatgcaatgcacaaattcaaaaacatttagggacgaacctccctcataaaaat
This window harbors:
- the LOC127790633 gene encoding dormancy-associated protein homolog 4-like, giving the protein MEFLNSLWDETLAGPAPSPEVGLAKLRKYYSFSGVGSTTPLMNITAAPDEASISRTVTILRSSLEDFRHPRVDLDSPPSSPAVPTTPTSPFSPTTPSADFERLTRRKSTPERLESEVPRTRSPTVYDWIVMSGLDC